In the genome of Populus trichocarpa isolate Nisqually-1 chromosome 10, P.trichocarpa_v4.1, whole genome shotgun sequence, the window GTCACATACAAATGAATTAGCAATGAAAAGCTTTTTAAGTCTGATAGAAATATTTAGCATGAAgttaatttaagaaaagctCATCAAATGCAAGCACAAACTTCACTACGGACGCACGGAGacaaacatgcatgcatgcatatggACATACGTGGACACATATTACAAGCATACAAAGTTAAAATGGTGAATACCAGCCAACCCATATAGCCAATTTTCACCCTCTATTGCCActacaatttaatatttttttttttgaaaaaaaaaagggagtttGTCTCCCTGAACAATTTACTGATTTTTTCCACTGAGACATCATCAAAATGTCACAAAATTGAAGCAAGATTCTGATCCAGAAATGAAAGAACCAGTCCATTATTCACAGCTAAGTTGACTCTGTAGATTTGAACAGCATATATAAAGATTCGGAAAATCACCAGTTTTATACTATTTATCCAGTAACTGAATTTGAGTACAAGGGATTAAGCCAGTGTAATGAATTAATATAACTCATGAAAGTTGTGTGGAGCTACCTTGGAGAATAGCTGGTGTTGTTTCAAACTCCTGCCAGATATTCTGGTAAAAAGCAAGATCAAAATTTAGAAGCTTGGCAGCTAGATAGGCAGCACCAGCAGCAATGTGATGGGGCTTAAACTGAAGCCATAAGGAACTCCGAAGcctgcaaaacaaaataatagctTTTATAAAGTGTGCTAAAACCACCAGAAGCCAGCACATGATGAGAGGTGAAAAAACTGTCAAACCAACCAGCCTCACGGCACTAATATGGAAACCACAGCTCTTGTGCAACTTATCATATTGCTAGATTTGATCAGAGGCATATTAGCAGTGAAAGTAAAATAGATAAACAATCGGAGAAAATCAAAACACTAGCAGATAATATATCATTAAggattcaagtaaaaaaaaaaatgcaagtcaAGTCATTTTTCTCTTACCCACCACAAAAGCAGCAAACCCAGGAAGAATATTTTGCAAGAAACTCTGCAGGATTGCTGATAGAGTACCAAAACTATAACAAACAACACACtcatttataaacaaatcaactcCCAGGCCCATTCTGAAGCAGGGGCTTTATAACTCCAGAAACATAcacaattcaaataataaaacaaatagaaactaGCAGCACATTCTGCATCTTCTGCTCCACAACTTGATCTGGAAAGGCTTGTCAAAACACATGAACTAATGCTCATGAATCAGGCATGCTGCCCCAGACATGGAATAACACCATCCCATATCCTCTAGCCAGCTATAAGCAACATTTAAATCCACGAGCAAAAAGATATGGCATAATTGTATACATATATTGTAAACTGAATTACTCCATATATATAATATCGGGCTATATGAAAGGGTTCTGAAATCTTTTGAACCATACTTGTGAATGATTTAAAAGCCCAAACTGATACAAGGGATCATCTAAACTGATAGTGGTTAAAAGTAGAAAAGTATGTTTGGATTTGAAAAGGTTCAAGGGTCAAAGGAAGCTGGAGATGAATGGGATAGAATATCGAAGGGGTCAAGGTCAAGGCCCAATGCTGGGGGCAAATATAGTAAAACGTGATATTATAGCATTGCTTTGCTAACTTGGCCCCCCATCCTACAGTCCCCCTTCAAGAATAAGAACAGCTTATGGCATTGAACCGTGAAAGGTGTTGTTTCTTCAATCTTtctacaaaagaaaaacaaatccaaatttCAAGACTTTAACTTACAGGGAATATTTTTCCAATGTAGCTCAACATTGGCCAGTCAACAACACCATGAATCGAAAAGGAAGCAGAGATCACCTATGGAGCTAATTAAGCCGGGCAAAGAACAACCTCTGGCCTGATATTGCCACCCCAAGCATAGCATGGGAGAGATCAGGAGCCCTGGGCCAAGGAGATTGAGTGTTCATGCTCAATAGTATCGCTCCTTTAATCAAGCATAGCCCCAAGGGCAGAGTGAGAATGGAGCAGGTCTCAGACTCCAATTTTACCAAGGGGAAAAAGTTCAAGcttcttatatttttagaattccTAAAGAACATTTAACATACTCTGATTTGCAAATGCCTGGATGTATTTAACACAAAATGTAGCAGGCTGGTACCTGTTCCAGGTGCCATTTGATAGCTGAGCATAAAAAGACAACCCAGCTCACCACACCCATGTGAGTCATGCACCAGAATAGCAGGTATATTAATAACAACAGCAATATTGGTAGAAATTATAATGATAGCAGCAGatgacaataacaaaaaagtaTAAGGATGCCcacatctaatttttttcctggaTGATACAAGCAGTAGCACCACTTCCGCTCATAGTCATGGAGGTTTATGCAGTCCATTTAATTGACAACAGGTGCACAGAAAAACCACACGGATATTCCCATTTTAGAGGTCTTCGAAACAGCAAAGGTCAATAATAGGGTAGGGTCAAGGTATCAGACTGAAACCGCGCCACAACTAAAGGAATCCATCATATTAAGATCACGACAAATATATGTGTCCTAATATGGTCATTGTCAGATTTTGACATGTCTTAGGTTTGTGTGCCAATTGTTTCCAAACAAACAATTTAACTACGCATTTTATATATGTGAGTTTACCAGCACCGAGAAACTGACATCTGTGCCCATGAGCCATATAGATCAATTACTTTACTGTGACCATCATCCCCTAATGGACTTGGATTCGAGTGTCCttgtatataaaagaataaaaaaaagagctacCATGCTGTTTGTtcctttctcaattttatctatGCTGgcaacatcaaacaattttcCACTAGCTAACCATCACAAAACACCAGCACGGTGATACTCAGTCAAACTTTAAGGTGCACAAGTGCCCTCACACTGGCACATCAAAACTCAATCTATCACACTATGCAGCTACACAACCTTCTGACACACTCAGGTATCTACACCTGTTGAACAATTTACTAaactttttattctaaaataacctTATCTTAATGATATCAGACCAAAAAAGTGCCACCAAATTTGGAGAAAAAAGGAGTTaatgcataatgttttttttcttttttgataagaaaaaaaaaggatatcaGAGGGGACTCATGCCATATAGAAAATAAGGGCAAAAATCATTAAGGAGGGAAAATAAGAACAAACGATATCCCAGTCACTATGGATTTTGATCATTGTCAAATCAATTTAGTTTCCTCCAAATCAGGGTGAATGGATGCTAAATGAACAAGCAGCCAGGTCTTACAAACTTTAAGTTTGTAAAAGGAGGCTAGACAACTTGCTCCAAATGAAAgtatgaaaaaggaagaagagagtGAGAAAAAGTTGAATGCAAAAAAGATTTTGGATGTTCTGAGGCTATCTTTTTTAGCAAATAACCCGGTTGATGGGGGTATGGCGAATCACAGTAATGTGATCCACAACATCTTGGCAAAGCAACTTCAGATGTTTAAAAACTTTCCATGCACAGCATATCAATCCGCCAGCTAACAATATCATACAGGTGAGCACGTTAATCTTGTGTAGACCCTGCAATTATATGCCAtgccaaaaacatcaatatcccaTACCAGAATAACTACATAGTGTAGTTACTTGAAAGAAAACCATTGAGACTAGTAGAACACTATGTTGaaccaaaagagaaaaagaagaacccAGCACATACTCTCCATGGCCCAAGTACAAAGAGTCCCCCACAACTTCCGATTCGTTGGGATTTAGACACAAACCAGTCCATCTATAGACACAGACAAGCCATCATAACTGCAAGATCACTTGCTAAATCTTAAACCATGTCTTTAGCTGAACTAGTGTGAGAAAATCCAgatataatatatttacaagaagATGGTCCAAATCAAATTGCTTCCTGAAGAAAGGAGCATGatcagaattattattattattattatacaaaagtTCATTTTATAAAAGCTAGTTCATTTTGACACTGAAACTAGCTGATATAAATGAACCGCGCCAATACAAATCTAaagaaccaataaaatataCCATATTGAAAGTAGTGCACTTACCCTTCACTGACCAAGTTTAGCGCCAGATTCACCAACACAGTTTGTGAAAGACCTAATTTGTTGAGGACAGATGTAAGGGGACCATATGGATGCTGCACATTGAGTTCAAAATTGAGTGTAGTCAGAATCATTTGCTCAGCCTCAATCACTCGCTCTCGGTACTGTTCAAACCAATCCTGTTTAGAAAATCTCATTTCATGTTAGCATGCTAAAGACTTGAAGCTGcaacttttcaagaaaaaaaaaatcagtagtAAAATGCACAAGTGTAGCCGCTTTTACAAATAGGCTAGATTACCAGATACTTGTCACTTTGAAATTTCATGTTGTGCAAGAAATAAGGTATAAAATAACCAAGGAGTAAATTCAACACGTTTCGAGATAGGAGCTCCATTCATGAATTGACATGAGCATATTTTATGTTATCcactttatgtttttaaaacagacgcaaattagatttttttccccttttaatAGATTTAACAGATAAGAAGTTATGAATCAGCCTGCAAGATACTTACAAAAGGGAGCAGGTATGACAAGAAAGTAATATCCTGCTTGTGGAAAATCTCACAAGAGGCTCTCACTACATTGTTCAAAGGACAAGGTGTCTCCTCAGACTTTGCAGCGAGAAAAAGTGCAGCAACGGCAATTAACTGCAACAAGCCCAAAACAAATATGACAAACATAACCATCACAAAAAGAAACGTGCACTAGATTTATCGCATAATCATATTCCAAGCATCACCAGAAGGCATTCATACGAGTATATGAAAAATCTTACCAAGACTAAACAAGTCATTACTGGCCataaatcagaaaataaaaggaccaaaaaataGATGCAACAAATCTAAAAATGCCAAAAGATAAGAATAAACAAGTCATTGCTGTctgcctaatttttttaaagtcacaAATGCAGAATGCTGCAGTATCAGATTACGTGAACAAAGCAGCTACACAACCCAGATCCTTGCGTCAAAAGAATTGTTTTGAATCGAATGTTAACTCCACCTTAAGCAGAGGAGGGATCATAAGCCAAGAGGACTTGTCAATTTCCAAATCAAGACAACATAAGAGAGTACGCCAAGCTTCCATAGATTAACCATCAGTTTAGACATAATACTTGTTTAGTTCTTTATCAGCTCAAAGTTCTAAACAGCTAATAACAATATTCTCTTAATAAAAATAGCGCCAAGGAGAGTGCCAACACAATTCAGGGAAGGTTTCTAGAGTAAAATAGTTTCCCCTATGAAATGACAGTACGCAAAGTCTCCTCCAAGAAGGTAACAGGGTAGTCAAAAATTCAAGCATAAGCATTAAGAACTCACAAATCTATCATGGCAAGCATGTGATCGTCGAACAAAAAACCGGTGGCACAAAACCATGGCGGTGCCAATAGTAGTTTGTGGCCTACAAGAATCAAAGGAGTAagttaataacattaaaattctGATAAGAAAGcgtccaaacaaaaaataataactcgACACATTCCAGGTGGAGCACTTACAACTCCAGCCGCAGCCCAAGATTCTGAAGGAAGGCACAATAAGAATAACGCAGATGTGTTTCACGTAGTGCATCAATTCCATCTTTTCTTGATGGGGAGTATCTCTCAATCTCATCCTTTGACAAAAATACTGGTTCATCTTCTTCCAGTTTTGAGCGGTCACGTTTGCAACTCATAGATGTAGATGTAGAGACCTCAGCATTGGATCTTGTGATCAGAGGGGCTGAATTGTTGTAAGTTGATTGATCAGCGCATTGATATGCATTGTACTGAGGGTAGTGTCTCCCACCACACTCTCCCCAAGTATCCACACtaaattttctccttttaaaagCTGGTCCAACAGTAGGAGGGTTAGCATAACCATTGACATGGTCCCTGAATTTCCCCGAGGAGAAATCACGGAAATTGCTATGATTCCAGATGTAGTTGTAGTTGCTGCTCCTATTCACATTGACGTTCCTGTTTCTATGGTTGAAATTGTTTCCATTGAAAGAGGTCCACCGATCATCATGGCATGTTCCTCCTTGTGAACGATAATTCCGTGCAAAAGACATTTTTCCTGACAAATTagccataaaaacaaaacataaaaaaaaacactaagaatAAGATTGAACCGCAAAAATAATAAACTCGTCCAGAAAAGCTGAAACTTCACGAAGTAAGTCAGGTCACTTGTAGTGTAgttgtttttctcaaaattttgTGCTTATAGGCATTGGAACTTTCCTTAAAAAGATCGATTTGACATGAGCCGGAACATGAAAATACTAGTTTCTTCAACAACAAAGATCCAGATAAAAGCTTAAgcatttcttcaaaatcaaagGCCTGTACTAAGCTAAGTTTGTTGGTGGAaaccaattatttttctaaaacagccatttaatgaacaaaaaaaccGAAGAAAGATATGTAATACACTGATCTAATTAATCCGAATTAAAGTTCTACAGAATACTAAAGACAACAGAAAGactttcaaaaacacaaaaaaaaattcattcataTATGCCAATCGCACGTCAAAAACATCAATTGAACGGTAGTAAGAGGGATAAGATCACGAATAATTACAGTGATTAGTGGAGATATAGATCTGAAAATTCCGtgattaatattaagaaaccaCGCGaaggattttggtttttatcGGGCGAGGAGGCTGAGATTATTAGATTGCAGAGAGGGTTTGAATTAAAGGAGAGAAAGCGTAAAGGaaggtggtaaaaaaaaaaaaaaaaacgagagatGGAGATTTGAAAAGGAGGAGAGAAGATATAAAGATACAACTTAATGGTTGAGTTAGGTCAGGCGGTTGCTTGCTTtgcttttttgtcttttgtgtttttagattttgttaaaaaaaattagcaaagtaaatatataaaaaaaataatggaataatataatttcaaaaaaaattaatgaaatattatgctgtaatttaaaaacacaacatgatcaaattttaattttttattttatttaggtgaCTAGTTAAATCCAGCCATACTAATTGATCAattatttcacataaaaaaaatcataattttataaagtttttttctttatatatgatttataagTTAAAATTATCTATATCTAACTTGTaaactcaaaaataaacttggataaaatcttaaaaaattattattcacgCAGTAGTGGGTGATTTTGAGAAATTAGGTGTGGGTCTGTTATAACCAAGTGAGGATTTGCCCGAAAAGATTACATGCATGGCCTCACATATGCATTTATGGACCAGTGGTACAGGTTTAGGTCTAATATGAGATTTGGTTatgccaaaccaaaaaaacaactcaaaatgttcataacttttgatccaataatTAAATCGCGTTCAAATTTTCACATAAGTTTTCAGATGTTGTTTTCCATATAATAGTCGTTGCATCGTTATGCAAACCATCAAATTATTAGATATCAAAAATTTAGTTGAGACCTCTAGTTttggtaattttaaaatttttattattattttaaaaatcgaTATATCGGTTTCACTGATATTACGAATCGATCAACTAGTTGAGCTAAAAACAACGCAATTTTTTGCTTCTATTTcaattcaatgattttttttattattatttttgtgtgttAGTTACCtaatttgttcttttgttttatccAGAATTaggttgttttcttcttttttttctttttagtttggttGGGGTGAGATTTTAGTTGGGTGGACGTTGGTAGGTAAAAAACCTtgcctcctttttttttggcaagtttatttattttccttttttttcttaatatttatagtatttttggATTGAAATATTAGATTTTTGGGTTAAATAGtacaatagtttttattttttaatgtattttaaaactatgtttcacttgaaaaatcataaaattgatgtttttattattttttatggttaaataaaaacatcttaataaaaaa includes:
- the LOC7459033 gene encoding cyclin-T1-4 isoform X4, with the translated sequence MSFARNYRSQGGTCHDDRWTSFNGNNFNHRNRNVNVNRSSNYNYIWNHSNFRDFSSGKFRDHVNGYANPPTVGPAFKRRKFSVDTWGECGGRHYPQYNAYQCADQSTYNNSAPLITRSNAEVSTSTSMSCKRDRSKLEEDEPVFLSKDEIERYSPSRKDGIDALRETHLRYSYCAFLQNLGLRLELPQTTIGTAMVLCHRFFVRRSHACHDRFLIAVAALFLAAKSEETPCPLNNVVRASCEIFHKQDITFLSYLLPFDWFEQYRERVIEAEQMILTTLNFELNVQHPYGPLTSVLNKLGLSQTVLVNLALNLVSEGVYTRLTCSPV
- the LOC7459033 gene encoding cyclin-T1-4 isoform X3, encoding MSFARNYRSQGGTCHDDRWTSFNGNNFNHRNRNVNVNRSSNYNYIWNHSNFRDFSSGKFRDHVNGYANPPTVGPAFKRRKFSVDTWGECGGRHYPQYNAYQCADQSTYNNSAPLITRSNAEVSTSTSMSCKRDRSKLEEDEPVFLSKDEIERYSPSRKDGIDALRETHLRYSYCAFLQNLGLRLELPQTTIGTAMVLCHRFFVRRSHACHDRFLIAVAALFLAAKSEETPCPLNNVVRASCEIFHKQDITFLSYLLPFDWFEQYRERVIEAEQMILTTLNFELNVQHPYGPLTSVLNKLGLSQTVLVNLALNLVSEGKQFDLDHLLVNILYLDFLTLVQLKTWFKI
- the LOC7459033 gene encoding cyclin-T1-4 isoform X1 — encoded protein: MSFARNYRSQGGTCHDDRWTSFNGNNFNHRNRNVNVNRSSNYNYIWNHSNFRDFSSGKFRDHVNGYANPPTVGPAFKRRKFSVDTWGECGGRHYPQYNAYQCADQSTYNNSAPLITRSNAEVSTSTSMSCKRDRSKLEEDEPVFLSKDEIERYSPSRKDGIDALRETHLRYSYCAFLQNLGLRLELPQTTIGTAMVLCHRFFVRRSHACHDRFLIAVAALFLAAKSEETPCPLNNVVRASCEIFHKQDITFLSYLLPFDWFEQYRERVIEAEQMILTTLNFELNVQHPYGPLTSVLNKLGLSQTVLVNLALNLVSEGLRSSLWLQFKPHHIAAGAAYLAAKLLNFDLAFYQNIWQEFETTPAILQDVSEQLMELF
- the LOC7459033 gene encoding cyclin-T1-4 isoform X2 produces the protein MSFARNYRSQGGTCHDDRWTSFNGNNFNHRNRNVNVNRSSNYNYIWNHSNFRDFSSGKFRDHVNGYANPPTVGPAFKRRKFSVDTWGECGGRHYPQYNAYQCADQSTYNNSAPLITRSNAEVSTSTSMSCKRDRSKLEEDEPVFLSKDEIERYSPSRKDGIDALRETHLRYSYCAFLQNLGLRLELPQTTIGTAMVLCHRFFVRRSHACHDRFLIAVAALFLAAKSEETPCPLNNVVRASCEIFHKQDITFLSYLLPFDWFEQYRERVIEAEQMILTTLNFELNVQHPYGPLTSVLNKLGLSQTVLVNLALNLVSEGFGTLSAILQSFLQNILPGFAAFVVGFGVPYGFSLSPITLLLVLPI